The following coding sequences lie in one Aspergillus luchuensis IFO 4308 DNA, chromosome 8, nearly complete sequence genomic window:
- the ERG11_2 gene encoding cytochrome P450 (COG:Q;~EggNog:ENOG410PFY8;~InterPro:IPR001128,IPR002403,IPR017972,IPR036396;~PFAM:PF00067;~go_function: GO:0004497 - monooxygenase activity [Evidence IEA];~go_function: GO:0005506 - iron ion binding [Evidence IEA];~go_function: GO:0016705 - oxidoreductase activity, acting on paired donors, with incorporation or reduction of molecular oxygen [Evidence IEA];~go_function: GO:0020037 - heme binding [Evidence IEA];~go_process: GO:0055114 - oxidation-reduction process [Evidence IEA]): MEQKKFIKFGLTQAALESHVQLIEKETLDYLRDSPRFNGASGVIDIPAAMAEITIYTAGRALQGEEVRKKLTAEFAELYHDLDKGFSPINFMLPWAPLPHNRKRDAAHARMREIYTDIINERRKNPDEEKSDMIWNLMHCTYKNGQPVPDKEIAHMMITLLMAGQHSSSSISSWIMLRLASEPQVLEELYQEQLASLSNRSGVFEPLQYQDLDKLPLLQSVIKETLRIHSSIHSIMRKVKNPLPVPGTSYVIPEDRVLLASPGVTALSDEYFPNATRWDPHRWENQPDKEEEGEMIDYGYGSVSKGTASPYLPFGAGRHRCIGEKFAYVNLGVIIATIVRHLKLFNVDGRKGVPGTDYSTLFSGPMKPAIVGWERRFPDNSKGSLN; this comes from the coding sequence ATggaacaaaagaaattcaTCAAGTTTGGCCTCACACAAGCGGCTCTCGAGTCACACGTCCAGCTGATTGAAAAGGAGACACTCGACTATCTCCGGGACTCTCCACGGTTCAACGGCGCGAGTGGAGTCATTGATATTCCTGCTGCCATGGCTGAGATTACAATCTATACTGCTGGACGCGCGTTGCAGGGCGAGGAGGTCCGCAAGAAGCTCACTGCAGAGTTCGCTGAACTGTACCACGATCTAGACAAGGGGTTCAGCCCCATCAACTTTATGCTCCCCTGGGCTCCGTTGCCGCACAACCGGAAGCGTGATGCTGCTCATGCTCGGATGAGGGAGATATACACGGACATCATCAACGAACGGCGCAAGAACCCCGACGAGGAGAAGTCCGACATGATCTGGAACCTGATGCATTGCACCTACAAGAATGGACAGCCAGTACCGGACAAAGAGATTGCCCACATGATGATCACACTGTTGATGGCAGGGCAacactcttcttcctcaatcaGCTCTTGGATCATGTTGCGACTAGCCTCTGAGCCTCAAGTGCTTGAAGAGCTCTACCAAGAACAGTTGGCCAGCCTCAGTAACAGGAGCGGGGTCTTCGAGCCGCTGCAGTACCAGGACCTTGACAAGCTGCCACTCCTCCAGAGTGTCATCAAGGAGACCCTACGGATCCACTCGTCCATCCACTCGATCATGCGCAAGGTGAAGAACCCGCTACCAGTACCTGGCACATCTTACGTTATCCCCGAAGACCGTGTTCTACTCGCCTCGCCAGGCGTAACAGCGCTTAGTGATGAATACTTCCCCAACGCAACCCGGTGGGATCCACACCGTTGGGAGAACCAACCCgacaaggaggaagaaggagagatgATCGACTACGGATATGGCAGCGTGTCCAAGGGCACTGCTAGTCCCTATCTACCTTTTGGCGCTGGCCGCCACCGCTGCATTGGAGAGAAGTTCGCCTACGTTAATCTGGGCGTCATTATCGCGACCATCGTGCGTCACCTGAAGCTATTCAATGTGGATGGCAGGAAAGGAGTGCCTGGAACCGATTACTCGACTCTCTTCTCGGGTCCCATGAAGCCTGCTATTGTAGGCTGGGAGAGACGCTTCCCAGACAACTCCAAGGGGTCCTTGAACTAA
- the hmgX gene encoding protein hmgX (COG:S;~EggNog:ENOG410PQI0;~InterPro:IPR038906): MTPNPTAKPNLTTNDSAVLQALFDAESSPSNSITINSSLPAYPAHLKITPELLQTLQSREVSIIRTLQSETTLDISTIQQAIKDLDTLIAQHPTYPSAYVNRAQTLRILIDKTNTTTESSGQDNDDDKIFAPENTEPASTLLADLGNAITLATPRSPADPVSTVQARLLADAHTHRGYLLLKAARVKKERKEGEIIGGPEQLRAVEPEQLEDMASRDFFFGGRYGNKVAQQLAVQTNPYAKMCGAIVKEALRKEVVGDDVMKI; the protein is encoded by the coding sequence ATGACCCCAAACCCAACGGCTAAACCCAATCTTACCACCAATGACTCCGCCGTCCTCCAAGCCCTCTTCGACGCCgaatcctccccctccaactcTATCACCATTAattcttctctccccgctTATCCAGCCCACCTCAAAATCACCCCAGAGCTCCTTCAGACCCTGCAATCTCGCGAGGTCTCTATAATCCGAACCCTACAATCCGAAACCACCTTGGACATCTCAACCATCCAACAAGCGATTAAGGATCTCGACACCCTTATCGCTCAACATCCAACTTACCCATCCGCATACGTCAACCGCGCTCAAACTCTCCGTATCCTTATAGACAAGACAAACACTACCACTGAGAGCAGCGGTCAAGACAATGACGACGACAAGATCTTTGCACCCGAAAACACAGAGCCCGCATCCACGTTACTAGCAGACCTAGGGAACGCTATTACACTAGCGACGCCTCGGTCACCTGCTGATCCGGTGTCGACAGTCCAGGCGCGCTTGTTGGCGGATGCGCATACGCATCGCGGGTATTTGCTACTCAAAGCGGCGAGagtgaagaaagagaggaaagagggagaaattATCGGTGGCCCGGAACAGTTGCGTGCCGTGGAGCCGGAGCAGTTGGAGGATATGGCTAGTCgcgatttcttctttgggGGCAGGTATGGAAATAAGGTTGCACAGCAGTTGGCAGTGCAAACGAACCCGTATGCGAAGATGTGTGGGGCGATTGTGAAGGAGGCGTTGAGGAAGGAGGTtgtgggtgatgatgtgatgaagaTTTGA
- the hmgA gene encoding putative homogentisate 1,2-dioxygenase (HmgA) (COG:E;~EggNog:ENOG410PM1W;~InterPro:IPR014710,IPR011051,IPR005708;~PFAM:PF04209;~go_function: GO:0004411 - homogentisate 1,2-dioxygenase activity [Evidence IEA];~go_process: GO:0006559 - L-phenylalanine catabolic process [Evidence IEA];~go_process: GO:0006570 - tyrosine metabolic process [Evidence IEA];~go_process: GO:0055114 - oxidation-reduction process [Evidence IEA]): MPVTNFKHADPYSYQNGFDSYHESEAVKGALPIGQNSPQKVPYGLYAEKLSGTAFTAPRHENRQTWVYRILPAAAHQNFVAEDGDSYHTHMTTETQKLHHIPNQLRWDPFDLDETVDWVHGLHLVAGAGDPTLKHGLGIILYAAGKDMGKEAFYSADGDFLIVPQHGVLDIQTELGRLLVRPNEICVIPRGVRYRVTLPAGPVRGYICELYQGHYQLPELGPIGSNCLANARDFQAPVAYFEDEEEPSEFRLYSKFNNTLFSARQNHTPFDIVAWHGNYYPYKYDLGRFNTIGSISFDHPDPSIFTVLTGPSDHNGTAIADFVIFPPRWLVAENTFRPPWYHRNTMSEFMGLICGAYDAKTGGGFQPAGASLHNVMSAHGPDKDAFEGASNADLKPQKVGDGSMAFMFESCLMVGVSEWGLKTCQKVQEQYNAHSWQPLQRHFRNPNTSVDTMCKDDH; this comes from the exons ATGCCCGTCACTAACTTCAAACACGCTGATCCATATTCCTACCAGAACGGCTTTGACTCGTACCATGA GTCGGAGGCTGTCAAGGGAGCTCTGCCTATAGGGCAGAACTCGCCACAGAAGGTACCGTATGGGCTCTATGCTGAGAAGCTCTCGGGGACAGCTTTTACTGCCCCTAGACATGAGAACAGACAGACTTGGGTGTACCGAATCCTCCCCGCGGCTGCTCACCAGAATTTTGTGGCCGAAGATGGCGACTCATACCACACCCACATGACCACCGAAACACAGAAGCTTCACCACATCCCAAACCAGCTTCGGTGGGATCCCTTCGACTTGGATGAGACTGTGGATTGGGTCCACGGTCTTCACCTTGTTGCTGGTGCCGGTGATCCCACTCTCAAACATGGCCTGGGCATAATCCTATACGCTGCGGGCAAAGACATGGGGAAGGAAGCCTTCTACTCTGCCGACGGCGACTTTTTGATCGTGCCGCAGCACGGTGTGCTAGATATCCAGACTGAATTGGGACGCCTCCTGGTTCGGCCCAATGAGATCTGCGTGATTCCTCGTGGTGTGAG ATACCGTGTGACTCTTCCGGCAGGACCGGTAAGGGGATACATCTGTGAGCTCTATCAGGGCCACTACCAGCTTCCCGAATTGGGACCCATCGGATCCAACTGTCTTGCCAACGCGCGAGACTTCCAAGCGCCGGTTGCCTACtttgaagacgaggaagagccaTCTGAATTCCGTCTGTACAGCAAGTTCAACAATAcgctcttctccgcccgTCAGAACCACACCCCATTTGACATTGTTGCTTGGCACGGAAACTACTACCCTTACAAGTACGATTTGGGCCGTTTCAACACGATCGGTTCTATCTCTTTCGACCACCCGGACCCGTCCATCTTCACCGTCCTCACTGGCCCGTCCGACCACAACGGCACTGCCATTGCCGATTTCGTTATCTTCCCGCCCCGCTGGCTGGTGGCGGAGAACACCTTCCGCCCGCCATGGTATCACCGCAACACCATGTCTGAATTCATGGGTTTGATTTGCGGTGCATATGATGCCAAGACTGGTGGAGGCTTCCAGCCGGCGGGCGCCAGTTTGCACAACGTCATGAGCGCCCACGGTCCGGACAAGGACGCCTTTGAAGGTGCTAGTAATGCTGACTTGAAGCCGCAAAAGGTCGGCGATGGCAGCATGGCCTTTATGTTTGAGAG CTGTCTCATGGTCGGCGTGTCGGAATGGGGCCTGAAGACCTGTCAGAAGGTGCAAGAACAATACAACGCGCACAGCTGGCAACCGCTGCAGAGGCATTTCCGGAACCCGAACACTTCCGTGGACACAATGTGCAAGGACGACCATTAA
- a CDS encoding aminoglycoside phosphotransferase family protein (COG:S;~EggNog:ENOG410PX94;~InterPro:IPR011009,IPR002575;~PFAM:PF01636) gives MPIHESIVTLYLRSRLWLGKKRYGTFSPSVVRVSDTRLIKGPCFPAELEGLRYVAQHTTIPVPKIHRTYPASEGRIYIEMDYIKGDTLQEVWRNPNFTSTNKQAVIQEIASYIDQLRQLTPPQEGLVASAERGKCYDIRVGSWPFGPFKTINEFHEFLRGTIPIEDTTKVYGEAVTKCHERSGSYYRTCFTHADIAKRNIIVRGGEVAGIVDWQFSGWFPEYWEYTKAFYTLYDVPDWYGGLKKVMRRYDDELEAERVLWKRFDQPGDLLRTRYYGCSKDG, from the coding sequence ATGCCAATACACGAGTCAATAGTAACACTCTATCTTCGAAGTCGACTATGGCTCGGCAAAAAGCGCTACGGCACCTTCTCACCCAGCGTAGTAAGAGTCAGCGACACGCGACTAATCAAAGGACCATGTTTCCCCGCCGAACTAGAAGGCCTGCGATACGTCGCGCaacacaccaccatccccgtccCAAAGATTCATCGCACGTACCCAGCCAGCGAGGGGCGCATCTACATCGAAATGGACTACATTAAAGGCGATACCCTCCAAGAAGTATGGCGCAACCCCAACTTCACATccacaaacaaacaagcagTGATCCAAGAAATTGCTAGCTACATCGATCAACTCCGACAACTCACACCACCCCAGGAAGGTCTTGTAGCTTCCGCAGAACGAGGAAAATGTTATGACATCCGAGTGGGAAGCTGGCCCTTTGGGCCGTTCAAAACCATTAACGAATTTCATGAGTTTCTGCGCGGGACGATCCCGATAGAAGATACTACGAAGGTATATGGCGAAGCTGTCACGAAGTGTCATGAACGATCTGGATCATACTATCGGACGTGTTTCACACATGCGGATATCGCGAAGAGGAATATCATTGTTcggggtggggaggttgCTGGGATCGTTGATTGGCAGTTTTCTGGGTGGTTTCCGGAGTATTGGGAGTATACGAAGGCGTTTTATACGCTTTACGATGTTCCGGATTGGTATGGTgggttgaagaaggtgatgaggaggtatgatgatgaattaGAGGCGGAAAGGGTGCTTTGGAAGAGGTTTGATCAGCCGGGGGATCTTCTTAGGACTCGGTATTATGGTTGTAGTAAGGATGGGTAG
- a CDS encoding 4-hydroxyphenylpyruvate dioxygenase family protein (COG:E;~EggNog:ENOG410PJ65;~InterPro:IPR037523,IPR041735,IPR041736,IPR029068, IPR004360,IPR005956;~PFAM:PF00903;~go_function: GO:0003868 - 4-hydroxyphenylpyruvate dioxygenase activity [Evidence IEA];~go_function: GO:0016701 - oxidoreductase activity, acting on single donors with incorporation of molecular oxygen [Evidence IEA];~go_process: GO:0009072 - aromatic amino acid family metabolic process [Evidence IEA];~go_process: GO:0055114 - oxidation-reduction process [Evidence IEA]): MAPSAISSPPSPQPATATTSDISSYKGYDHVHWYVGNAKITASYYVTRMGFKRVAYRGLETGSRAICSHVVRNGDITFVLTSPLRSLDQMEHLTPEEQKQLREIHEHLEQHGDGVKDVSFEVDSVDAVYQAAVANGAKIVSAPRSLEDKDGYVRVATIQTYGETTHTLLERKSYSGAFLPGYRPEDGPEDPITKYLPGVYLNRVDHCVGNQDWDEMDRVCQYYEKALGFHRFWSVDDKDICTEYSALKSIVMASPNEVVKMPINEPAVGKKKSQIEEYVDYYNGAGVQHIALLTDDIIRDITNLKARGVEFIKVPDTYYEDIKIRLKKTGLVLHEDFETIRNLDILIDFDEGGYLLQLFTKHLMDRPTVFIEIIQRHNFSGFGAGNFKSLFEALEREQALRGNLV, translated from the exons ATGGCACCCAGCGcaatctcctctcctccctcgcccCAACCAGCTACCGCTACTACCTCCGATATCTCCAGCTATAAGGGGTATGACCACGTCCACTGGTACGTCGGCAACGCCAAAATCACCGCCTCATATTATGTCACACGCATGGGCTTCAAGCGGGTCGCATATCGCGGCCTCGAAACCGGCAGCCGTGCCATCTGCTCTCACGTCGTCCGCAATGGCGACATCACCTTCGTCCTAACCTCCCCTCTCCGCTCCCTCGACCAAATGGAACACCTCACTCCtgaagagcagaagcagctcCGCGAGATCCACGAGCACCTCGAACAGCACGGTGACGGCGTCAAGGACGTCTCCTTCGAAGTTGACTCCGTCGACGCAGTATATCAAGCCGCCGTGGCCAACGGTGCCAAGATTGTGTCTGCGCCACGCAGCCTCGAAGATAAGGACGGGTACGTTCGGGTTGCGACTATCCAGACGTATGGCGAGACCACCCACACCCTTCTGGAGCGCAAGTCGTATTCTGGAGCGTTCCTGCCCGGGTATCGACCTGAGGACGGACCCGAAGACCCTATCACCAAGTATTTGCCCGGTGTATATTTGAACCGTGTCGACCACTGCGTCGGTAACCAGGActgggatgagatggaccGTGTTTGCCAATA TTACGAGAAGGCCCTCGGCTTCCACCGATTCTGGTCTGTCGACGACAAGGACATCTGCAC TGAATACTCTGCACTCAAGTCCATCGTCATGGCATCTCCCAACGAAGTCGTCAAGATGCCCATCAACGAGCCCGCCGTcggcaagaagaagtccCAGATCGAGGAATATGTGGACTACTACAACGGCGCCGGTGTGCAGCACATTGCACTCCTGACCGACGACATCATCCGAGACATCACCAACCTCAAGGCACGCGGAGTTGAATTCATCAAGGTCCCCGACACGTATTATGAGGACATCAAGATCCGTCTCAAGAAGACGGGTTTGGTTCTTCACGAGGATTTCGAAACCATCCGCAACCTTGACATTCTCATCGATTTTGACGAGGGCGGGTATTTGCTCCAGCTTTTTACGAAG CACCTAATGGACCGCCCAACCGTCTTCATCGAAATCATCCAACGCCACAACTTCAGCGGCTTCGGTGCCGGCAACTTTAAGTCGCTGTTTGAGGCACTTGAGAGGGAACAGGCTCTGCGTGGTAACCTCGTCTGA
- the fahA gene encoding fumarylacetoacetate hydrolase FahA (COG:G;~EggNog:ENOG410PIEU;~InterPro:IPR015377,IPR036462,IPR036663,IPR011234, IPR005959;~PFAM:PF09298,PF01557;~go_function: GO:0003824 - catalytic activity [Evidence IEA];~go_function: GO:0004334 - fumarylacetoacetase activity [Evidence IEA];~go_process: GO:0009072 - aromatic amino acid family metabolic process [Evidence IEA]), translating to MASWLQIPKNSPFSLANIPFGIITSAKAPSRVAAIAIGDYALNLNAFASSGGFSQLPAIQPHLNVFNQPTLNAFAALGRPVHRQVREYIQSVFRADTPFPQVLKDNESLQKLALLPLSEVTNHLPMQIGDYTDFYAGLNHAYNLGVLLRGPDNALQPNYKHLPVAYHGRASSIVVSGTPIHRPNGQILANPTATPKVPTFSPCKRLDIELEMAAFVSTPNDMGKPVSVNNAEDHIFGLVLMNDWSARDIQAWEYVPLGPFNAKNFATTITPWVVLIDALEPFRVPSLEPENRENVLPYLREKRTDNVFDIPLEFEITNQGGQPTTVSRSNAKNLLFSFPQMLAHHTITGCNLRPGDLLGSGTISGTEPQTQGSLFEQTKGKEPLKLADGSERIFLEDGDTVVLRGKAGTEGNYVGFGDCSATILPAVKLEF from the coding sequence atggCTTCCTGGCTGCAGATTCCCAAGAACTCGCCATTCTCACTGGCGAACATTCCATTCGGTATCATCACCTCCGCGAAAGCTCCCTCGCGCGTAGCAGCTATTGCTATCGGTGACTATGCGCTGAACCTGAACGCCTTTGCTTCATCCGGCGGCTTCTCCCAGCTACCCGCGATCCAGCCCCATTTGAACGTGttcaaccaacccaccctcAATGCCTTTGCAGCCCTGGGCCGTCCAGTTCACCGTCAAGTCCGCGAATACATTCAGTCTGTTTTTCGCGCAGATACTCCTTTCCCTCAGGTCTTGAAGGACAATGAGTCCCTGCAAAAGTTGGCCCTCCTGCCGCTATCGGAGGTGACCAACCATCTTCCCATGCAAATCGGAGACTACACAGACTTCTATGCCGGCCTTAACCACGCCTACAACCTGGGTGTCCTGCTTCGTGGACCAGACAATGCTCTGCAGCCCAACTACAAGCATCTGCCAGTCGCATACCACGGTCGCGCCTCGTCCATCGTGGTCTCAGGCACCCCCATTCACCGTCCCAACGGTCAGATCTTGGCCAACCCTACCGCAACCCCCAAAGTCCCTACCTTCTCTCCTTGCAAGAGACTCGACATTGAACTCGAGATGGCTGCTTTTGTTAGCACCCCTAATGACATGGGCAAGCCCGTCTCTGTTAACAACGCCGAAGACCACATCTTCGGCTTGGTGCTCATGAACGACTGGTCCGCTCGTGACATCCAGGCCTGGGAATACGTTCCTCTGGGACCGTTCAACGCCAAGAACTTtgcaaccaccatcaccccctGGGTTGTCCTGATCGATGCTCTAGAGCCCTTCCGGGTTCCCAGCCTGGAGCCCGAAAACCGGGAAAACGTCCTGCCTTACCTGCGCGAGAAGCGCACCGACAACGTCTTCGACATTCCCCTCGAATTCGAGATCACCAACCAAGGCGGCCAGCCTACCACGGTCTCGCGAAGCAACGCCAAGAACCTCttattctccttccctcAGATGCTGGCCCACCACACCATCACAGGATGCAACCTCCGGCCCGGTGACTTGCTCGGTAGTGGAACCATCTCCGGCACGGAGCCCCAGACACAGGGCAGCTTGTTCGAGCAaaccaagggcaaggagccTCTCAAGCTGGCCGATGGCTCGGAGCGGATATTCCTCGAAGACGGAGACACCGTC
- a CDS encoding uncharacterized protein (COG:O;~EggNog:ENOG410PIT1;~InterPro:IPR008913,IPR037274;~PFAM:PF05495;~go_function: GO:0008270 - zinc ion binding [Evidence IEA]), whose translation MSNAQTGVSAGASSAAGQRPVSKAEASNPREFQLNQLRRRFHPTETSNDDGTTLSFGLAPSDPDFPFDMDKLQCILHIPGTYPVQGRPSIKVTNPEMGSAFQENISRGFDDIVDSTIRSGSRGTLLSWMNSLDRHLERLLTTTERGPTLKFVPNVGGKGKPEEQKLVTKMSSLAVSSGKKANSTQVEAASPQPPKPVYTAEEKAQAEKRRTVETKQLDARLGRLPLYQKSSDGLSFVIPIQPTKLDRLPISVRSVKTVKLLVPSLYPLEPSTVHLQGIDSPEGRAVEAGFSQWLEGNKQLNLVSQVNYLTSNMHKFAKTPLKAPEPAPVPVVSDDIVPSEPPSQAEGVTLEDKPHVHVVPRPPEWAVGDNGSDTDDSEMTPSEDEFSDDDEEEGGAPVPDLPEPTTAERGVALSFPFLELYGIELLELVGLYITIKCDRCKEQLDVRNIPQIRDKSDELSPKIESCKKCANTMSLGFRRQLMHPSATRAGYLDLDGCTVVDLLPSSFIPTCAECSTAFPAPGVVAVRGESAMANCRQCHRKMVMKIPEVKFLKVGSAAYSSRFREPPRKKPKEVLGIVAGQELPRRGRCTHYGKSYRWFRFSCCAKVFPCDKCHDAATDHPNEHANRMICGFCSREQIYRPENCGICRAVLIGKAGSGFWEGGKGTRNRVLMSRKGMLGCLRLFVSYSHGRLTIDIDPRKYKRRGGTTPGGASSSKK comes from the exons ATGAGCAACGCACAAACAGGGGTCTCTGCGGGTGCTAGCTCTGCTGCCGGTCAACGACCAGTGTCCAAAGCAGAAGCCTCGAACCCGCGAGAGTTTCAGCTCAACCAGCTCAGAAGACGGTTCCATCCGACAGAAACCAGCAATGACGATGGAACGACATTGAGTTTCGGCTTGGCTCCCTCGGATCCTGACTTTCCGTTTGATATGGACAAGCTTCAGTGTATCTTGCATATTCCCGGAACATATCCCGTGCAAGGACGGCCGTCTATCAAAGTCACCAATCCTGAAATGGGCAGTGCGTTTCAGGAAAATATCTCGAGAGGATTCGATGATATAGTCGATAGCACTATCAGAAGTGGTAGTCGTGGGACTTTGCTCAGCTGGATGAACAGTCTCGATCGGCATTTGGAGCGTTTGCTCACTACTACGGAACGGGGGCCTACGTTGAAATTCGTGCCTAACGTGGGCGGCAAAGGGAAGCCAGAGGAGCAAAAGCTAGTGACAAAGATGAGTTCTCTAGCTGTGtcttctgggaagaaggccaaCTCAACTCAGGTGGAAGCAGCGAGCCCTCAGCCTCCGAAACCCGTATACACCGCGGAAGAGAAGGCTCAGgcggagaaaagaagaacagtTGAGACGAAGCAACTTGACGCTCGTCTGGGAAGGCTGCCTCTTTATCAGAAGTCCAGCGATGGTCTATCGTTCGTTATTCCAATCCAACCGACTAAGCTAGATCGTCTGCCTATTTCTGTTCGCTCCGTCAAGACAGTGAAGCTCCTAGTGCCTAGCTTGTATCCTCTTGAACCGAGCACTGTTCATTTGCAGGGCATTGATAGCCCAGAAGGACGAGCTGTGGAAGCTGGCTTCTCGCAGTGGCTTGAAGGGAACAAGCAGTTGAATCTCGTGTCTCAAGTGAATTACTTAACAAGCAATATGCATAAATTCGCCAAAACACCGCTGAAAGCCCCTGAACCAGCTCCTGTGCCCGTGGTATCTGATGATATAGTACCCAGCGAGCCTCCATCTCAAGCAGAAGGAGTGACATTGGAAGATAAACCACACGTTCACGTTGTGCCCCGCCCTCCTGAATGGGCTGTGGGTGATAACGGTAGTGACACTGACGACTCAGAGATGACTCCGTCTGAGGATGAGTTTTctgacgacgatgaggaagaaggcgggGCTCCCGTTCCAGATCTTCCGGAGCCTACGACGGCTGAGCGTGGTGTcgccctctctttcccctttctggAGCTCTACGGAATCGAGCTCTTGGAGCTTGTAGGTCTCTACATCACCATAAAGTGCGATCGATGCAAAGAGCAATTGGATGTCAGAAATATTCCACAGATCAGGGATAAGAGTGATGAATTGTCTCCCAAGATCGAGAGTTGCAAGAAATGCGCAAATACCATGAGCCTCG GGTTCCGTCGACAGCTTATGCATCCTAGTGCTACTCGTGCGGGCTATCTTGACTTGGATGGGTGCACAGTCGTTGATCTTCTGCCTAG TAGCTTTATTCCAACCTGTGCGGAATGCTCAACAGCATTTCCCGCGCCTGGTGTTGTTGCAGTTCGGGGCGAAAGTGCCATGGCGAATTGCCGACAATGTCACCGCAAAATGG TCATGAAAATTCCAGAAGTCAAGTTTCTGAAAGTGGGGTCGGCAGCAT ATTCATCTCGTTTCCGCGAGCCTCCACGGAAGAAG CCCAAGGAAGTCCTCGGCATCGTTGCTGGTCAAGAATTGCCTCGCCGTGGCCGCTGTACGCACTATGGCAAGAGTTATCGTTGGTTCAG ATTCAGCTGCTGTGCGAAGGTCTTCCCTTGCGATAA ATGCCACGATGCCGCTACAGACCATCCCAATGAGCATGCTAACCGTATGATTTG CGGCTTTTGCTCGCGAGAGCAAATCTACCGGCCCGAAAATTGCGGAATATGCCGGGCAGTGCTGATTGGCAAAGCCGGTAGCGGATTCTGGGAGGGCGGAAAAGGAACGAGAAACAGAGTACTTATGAGTCGGAAGGGTATGTTGGGTTGCCTACGTTTGTTTGTTTCTTATTCTCATGGAAGGCTGACAATTGATATAGATCCACGTAAATACAAGCGTCGTGGGGGAACAACACCAGGCGGTGCCAGTTCCTCgaagaagtag